One part of the Prunus persica cultivar Lovell chromosome G5, Prunus_persica_NCBIv2, whole genome shotgun sequence genome encodes these proteins:
- the LOC109949317 gene encoding uncharacterized protein LOC109949317, translated as MAEAFKIKLLQSTPYYAQANGQAESSNKVIINIIRKMLEKNRKQWHDKLSETLWAYRTSKGEATGMTPYALTYGHDAILPMEIVIQSHRIAHQHNMVGEDYSQAMLLELEGLDTSRIDTLNKLLVGKQAVSRAYNKRVKNKSFEEGEIVWKAVLPLGTHIAGYRKWSPTWEGPFIINQILGLEAYIL; from the coding sequence atggcagaaGCGTTCAAAATCAAGCTGCTTCAATCAACCCCTTATTATGCTCAAGCCAATGGGCaggcagaatcaagtaacaaggtgatcATCAACATTATCAGAAAAATGCTTGAGAAAAATCGAAAACAGTGGCATGATAAGTTGTCGGAAACTCTGTGGGCATATAGAACTTCAAAAGGAGAGGCAACTGGCATGACCCCCTATGCTCTGACTTATggccatgatgcaattctgCCTATGGAAATAGTAATCCAATCCCACAGAATTGCTCATCAACACAATATGGTTGGAGAGGATTATTCTCAAGCCATGCTGCTAGAACTGGAAGGATTGGATACAAGCAGGATTGAtaccctcaacaaactcttagtAGGAAAGCAGGCTGTATCAAGGgcctacaacaaaagagttaaaaacaagagttttgaagaagGAGAGATAGTCTGGAAAGCAGTTCTGCCCCTTGGAACACACATAGCTGGTTATAGGAAGTGgtcacctacatgggaaggGCCTTTcataattaaccaaatcctTGGATTGGAGGCATACATATTATAG